From the genome of Scytonema hofmannii PCC 7110, one region includes:
- a CDS encoding tetratricopeptide repeat protein produces MESPEWERVKLNPPNNLQFSGTANFVGRAHELTILHEKFQRTGAVAISSVAGMGGVGKTELAVQYIKQHEADYAGGICWLSARESDVAASIVQFAQLHMKLEVPQQDFRGKVLSLTEQVEWCWQHWQPPEGIALIILDDVTSVGNYRHLLPKSNRFRILMTTRVRNLDPNIDEISLDMLSPQEALQLLIAIFGNKRVEKAIDVAQQLCEWLGYLPLGLELVGRYVAKKPPNWTLAKMLQQLKQQSLTNTAINQELQRTLSTAQRSVLAAFELSWQELSLPTQLLAALLSLYAPNIIAWEWVESTGELLNWSSTDIETANEQLYTLHLIQSVEDTSGEYKIRLHSLIREFLKLKLAASQQADDLKRGFVEAMVAIAQEIPDYPTKEFIKSVKDAIPHLAEVAQNLSDIVSDENLISVFNGLGRFYEGQGLYVLAQPWLEQFVSVVQSRLGEEHSDVATSFNNLAHLYSDQGRYAEAEPLYIKALKLWQRLLGEEHPDVASGFNNLASIYESQGRYTEAEPLYVKALELRQRLLGEEHSDVAQSFNNLASIYESQGRYTEAEPLYIKALELRQRLLGEEHPLVATSFNNLANLYATQGRYAEAERLYIKALELRQRLLGEEHPFVAQSFNNLALLYSDLGKYTEAEPLYIKALELLQRLLGEEHPLVAKSSNDLALLYSDLGKYTEAESLFTKALELRQRLLGEKHPDVAQSFNNLAYLYNFQGKYTEAESLFTKALELRQRLLGEEHLDVSISFNNLASLYSSQGRYTEAEPLYIKALELLQRLLGEEHPLVAQSFNNLAGLYKSTGRYTEAELLHSKALKICEQQLGVGSSITIAVRKNYAVFLHEYAEFLRNKLSAS; encoded by the coding sequence GTGGAGTCGCCTGAATGGGAACGGGTAAAGTTAAATCCCCCAAATAATCTTCAGTTTTCAGGAACAGCCAACTTTGTAGGGCGAGCACATGAACTGACTATCTTGCATGAAAAGTTTCAAAGAACGGGTGCTGTAGCTATTTCATCTGTTGCTGGTATGGGCGGAGTTGGTAAAACTGAACTGGCGGTTCAATATATAAAACAGCATGAAGCCGACTATGCTGGTGGTATTTGCTGGTTATCAGCTAGAGAATCAGATGTAGCAGCGAGTATTGTGCAGTTCGCACAGCTACATATGAAATTGGAAGTCCCACAGCAGGATTTTCGTGGAAAGGTGCTGAGTCTGACTGAACAAGTAGAATGGTGCTGGCAGCATTGGCAACCACCAGAGGGAATCGCATTAATCATATTAGATGATGTTACTTCTGTGGGTAATTATCGGCATCTACTACCAAAAAGTAACCGTTTCCGTATATTAATGACAACACGGGTGCGAAATTTAGACCCGAATATTGACGAGATTTCCTTGGATATGCTGTCTCCACAAGAGGCGTTGCAATTATTGATAGCAATCTTTGGAAATAAGCGGGTAGAAAAGGCAATTGATGTAGCACAACAACTGTGTGAATGGTTGGGATACTTGCCCTTGGGTTTGGAATTGGTAGGAAGGTATGTGGCGAAAAAACCGCCTAACTGGACTTTAGCAAAAATGTTGCAACAGTTGAAACAGCAGTCGCTCACTAATACTGCCATAAATCAGGAGTTGCAACGAACTTTGAGTACAGCACAGCGTAGTGTGTTAGCCGCTTTTGAATTAAGCTGGCAGGAACTTTCACTTCCAACACAGCTTTTAGCTGCATTATTAAGCTTGTATGCACCAAATATCATTGCCTGGGAATGGGTGGAGTCTACAGGTGAATTGCTCAATTGGAGTTCGACTGATATCGAAACAGCAAACGAGCAACTGTATACACTTCATTTGATTCAATCAGTAGAGGATACATCTGGTGAGTATAAAATTAGACTTCATTCCTTAATTCGCGAGTTCCTGAAACTGAAGCTAGCAGCATCACAACAAGCTGATGATTTAAAACGGGGTTTTGTAGAGGCAATGGTGGCGATCGCTCAAGAAATTCCCGATTATCCAACTAAGGAGTTCATTAAGTCGGTGAAAGATGCTATCCCACATTTAGCAGAGGTAGCACAAAATCTGAGTGATATAGTCAGTGATGAAAATTTAATTTCAGTTTTTAATGGATTGGGTAGATTTTATGAAGGACAGGGTTTATATGTGCTGGCTCAACCATGGTTAGAGCAATTTGTATCAGTAGTCCAATCCCGTTTGGGAGAGGAGCATTCGGATGTCGCTACCAGTTTCAACAACCTAGCTCATCTTTACTCAGACCAAGGAAGGTACGCAGAAGCTGAACCACTCTACATCAAAGCTTTGAAACTATGGCAACGCCTGTTGGGAGAGGAGCATCCCGATGTCGCCAGCGGTTTCAACAACCTGGCTTCTATCTACGAATCCCAAGGAAGGTACACAGAAGCCGAACCACTCTACGTCAAAGCTTTGGAACTAAGGCAACGCCTGCTGGGAGAGGAGCATTCCGATGTCGCCCAAAGTTTCAACAACTTGGCTTCTATCTACGAATCCCAAGGAAGGTACACAGAAGCCGAACCGCTCTACATCAAAGCTTTGGAACTAAGGCAACGCCTGCTGGGAGAGGAGCATCCTCTTGTCGCCACCAGTTTCAACAACCTAGCTAATCTCTACGCAACCCAAGGAAGGTACGCAGAAGCCGAACGACTCTACATCAAAGCTTTGGAACTAAGGCAACGCCTGCTGGGAGAGGAGCATCCTTTTGTCGCCCAAAGTTTCAACAACCTGGCTTTACTCTACTCAGACCTTGGAAAGTACACAGAAGCTGAACCACTCTACATCAAAGCTTTGGAACTGTTGCAACGCTTGCTGGGAGAGGAGCATCCTCTTGTCGCCAAAAGTTCCAACGACCTGGCTTTACTCTACTCAGACCTTGGAAAGTACACAGAAGCCGAATCACTCTTCACGAAAGCTTTGGAACTAAGGCAACGCCTGCTGGGAGAGAAGCATCCCGATGTCGCCCAAAGTTTCAACAACCTGGCTTATCTCTACAATTTCCAAGGAAAGTACACAGAAGCCGAATCACTCTTCACGAAAGCTTTGGAACTCAGGCAACGCTTGCTGGGAGAGGAGCATCTAGATGTCTCCATCAGTTTCAATAACCTGGCTTCTCTCTACTCATCTCAAGGAAGGTACACGGAAGCCGAACCACTCTACATCAAAGCTTTGGAACTGTTGCAACGCTTGCTGGGAGAGGAGCATCCTCTTGTCGCTCAAAGTTTCAACAACCTGGCAGGACTATACAAATCCACTGGACGTTACACTGAAGCAGAACTGTTGCACAGTAAAGCATTGAAAATTTGTGAGCAACAGTTAGGTGTGGGTAGTTCAATAACAATAGCAGTCAGAAAAAATTATGCAGTTTTTTTGCATGAGTATGCAGAGTTTTTGAGAAACAAACTAAGTGCCAGTTGA
- a CDS encoding NACHT domain-containing protein, with protein MLDLSAVFKAIQPFASPATKALIHQAQRHEDVIKVLKELRLNPTQPPKDVDGVYAYALVEYGVYKPEAILKLFREKEIKDAFWQAYTSNEPFGFLKKVEQFLHWNPLGEEIQEAGITVRSELEEFGKAFIKVAQQTKSSDFQPYPDWRLDEYPEEFKPLITEKIRAFCGRQFVFDSFARFLQNKPNGYFTVVGDAGMGKSAIAAKYVFDYKSPCYFNVRAEGRNKPEQFLESIRQQLIKRYQLQNSEKTDLPTLLEKASKTLLPNQRLIVVVDALDEVEQEQKSGDNLLYLPTTLPEQVYFLLTRRPYTVETKRLFVSPGVPVEELDLRASQYVDFSLNDVKKYIRFFLNDDPEHKYELKKWIQSCNIPPEAFVEQIAQKSQNNFMYLRYLLPAIARGFYNDLTLQQLPNGLQDYYQQHWKLMGMNEKPQEAKVIILFILVEVGMAIPCEMIAGIAGQDEYDVQSVLDEWVEYLTKQEIEGETCYSIYHASYLDFLKEKRVLNSERKLFQKVNERIADYLLDTE; from the coding sequence ATGCTTGACTTGTCAGCAGTCTTTAAAGCCATCCAACCTTTTGCCAGTCCTGCAACAAAAGCCCTGATCCATCAAGCCCAGCGTCACGAAGATGTTATCAAAGTTTTAAAAGAGTTAAGACTTAACCCCACACAACCGCCAAAGGATGTTGATGGTGTTTATGCTTATGCTTTGGTAGAATATGGTGTATATAAACCTGAGGCAATTCTAAAACTGTTTAGAGAAAAAGAGATAAAAGACGCTTTCTGGCAAGCCTACACTTCCAACGAGCCGTTTGGATTCCTAAAGAAAGTAGAACAATTTCTGCATTGGAATCCTTTGGGAGAAGAGATACAAGAAGCTGGAATCACAGTTCGTTCTGAGTTAGAAGAATTTGGCAAAGCCTTTATTAAAGTCGCACAACAGACGAAATCATCAGATTTCCAACCTTATCCGGACTGGCGGCTAGATGAGTATCCAGAAGAATTTAAACCGTTGATAACAGAAAAGATTCGAGCATTTTGCGGTCGTCAGTTTGTTTTTGACTCTTTTGCTCGGTTTTTGCAAAATAAGCCCAACGGTTACTTCACGGTGGTGGGAGATGCAGGAATGGGGAAAAGTGCGATCGCTGCTAAGTATGTCTTTGACTACAAGTCTCCTTGTTATTTTAATGTTCGTGCTGAGGGACGTAATAAACCAGAACAGTTTTTGGAAAGCATTCGCCAACAATTGATTAAGCGCTATCAGTTACAGAATTCGGAAAAAACAGATTTGCCTACTTTACTAGAAAAAGCCAGCAAAACGCTTCTTCCCAATCAACGTTTGATTGTTGTGGTGGATGCTCTTGATGAAGTAGAACAAGAGCAGAAGTCAGGGGATAACCTTCTCTATTTACCTACCACTCTTCCAGAGCAAGTTTATTTTCTGCTGACGAGACGCCCCTATACTGTAGAAACAAAACGGTTGTTTGTATCCCCAGGCGTTCCCGTAGAAGAGCTAGATTTAAGAGCGAGTCAGTACGTGGATTTCAGTTTAAATGATGTGAAAAAATATATTCGCTTTTTTCTTAATGACGATCCGGAACATAAATACGAACTAAAAAAGTGGATTCAATCGTGTAACATCCCTCCTGAAGCGTTTGTTGAGCAAATAGCTCAAAAGAGTCAAAATAATTTTATGTACTTGCGGTATCTTTTACCAGCAATTGCTCGAGGTTTTTACAATGACCTGACTTTACAGCAATTACCCAATGGACTACAGGACTATTATCAACAGCATTGGAAGCTGATGGGGATGAATGAAAAACCCCAGGAAGCAAAGGTGATTATTCTATTTATTCTTGTTGAAGTCGGAATGGCAATTCCTTGTGAAATGATTGCAGGAATTGCAGGGCAAGATGAATATGATGTGCAGTCAGTTTTGGATGAGTGGGTTGAGTATTTGACGAAGCAAGAAATAGAAGGAGAAACCTGCTACAGTATTTATCATGCAAGTTATCTTGACTTTTTGAAAGAAAAACGGGTCTTGAACTCAGAGCGTAAGCTATTTCAAAAAGTGAATGAACGCATTGCTGACTACTTATTGGATACGGAGTAG
- a CDS encoding NACHT C-terminal helical domain 2-containing protein: MKWRHQYGAYYHGNNRELERSLRPLQNQLPDPKNQKAYKQWWLSNGQAWTEQPRSVTISHRNIGHDWQFTDSQKDRS, encoded by the coding sequence GTGAAGTGGCGTCATCAATATGGAGCATATTACCATGGAAATAATCGTGAATTGGAGCGCTCGCTACGACCACTTCAAAACCAACTTCCCGATCCCAAAAATCAAAAAGCTTACAAACAATGGTGGCTCTCAAACGGTCAAGCTTGGACTGAGCAACCTAGGAGTGTGACGATCTCTCATCGCAACATCGGTCACGATTGGCAGTTTACCGACTCTCAGAAAGATCGCTCTTAG
- a CDS encoding GmrSD restriction endonuclease domain-containing protein produces MNSISTFDITKYFLLDMMKDIKTGRIQLPDFQRDWVWDDIHVRRVLASISLAYPIGAVMMLQQGNQQQQFKPRLVDGVIAPEYPTPNLLILDGQQRLTTLFMVLLSGEPVAIKDQKTHKLMKKWYYLDIQKCLDSNIDRRSAIVALPESKKMRLKAGEVIDCSTPQKEYDALLFPLSKIFFFSEWRSKYSKHWQYNAQKLELLDTLELEVLKKFEHYQIPVIQLRDSLPKEAVCQVFEDTNTAGCDLNYFDLMSSSYCAGDFSLRDDWKQRESYFQSFRVLRKLRNTDFVQAVTLVASYSRRMEALKQGWNLDKLPAVACSRSDVLKLTKEEYQTWADPISKGFEEASRFLHGQKIFDADDLAYPIQLVALSAIFTVLRERSHSSEMRSILERWLWSGMLGEIYTRWHEMQAGRDVIEVPDWLGGGSLPSTITQASFSVERLLGARKRYGAFYQGLSALLRREGAIDWSTGEAINDVVYFEEQIDSHHIFPVAWCKKQGIDPKKYNCLVNHTPLSAKTNKKIGSKAPSEYLKQFELGGTSAAKLDEMLRSHLIEPATLRRNDFEGFFQARTKALLELIGKAMGKPVSLELFGELTGNEVNGNLNGRLHPDIVTG; encoded by the coding sequence ATGAATTCAATCTCTACCTTTGATATCACTAAATATTTTCTTCTTGATATGATGAAGGACATCAAGACCGGACGCATTCAACTTCCCGATTTTCAAAGAGATTGGGTTTGGGATGACATTCACGTGCGTCGTGTCCTAGCGAGTATATCTCTGGCTTATCCGATTGGCGCAGTCATGATGCTCCAGCAAGGAAACCAACAGCAACAATTTAAACCTCGCCTCGTGGATGGAGTCATTGCTCCGGAGTACCCTACACCTAACTTGCTTATCCTTGACGGTCAACAACGCCTCACGACTTTGTTTATGGTATTACTCTCCGGGGAACCCGTTGCGATTAAAGACCAAAAAACCCACAAACTGATGAAAAAGTGGTACTACCTCGATATTCAAAAATGTTTGGACTCAAACATCGACCGTCGCAGTGCCATTGTTGCCTTACCGGAATCAAAAAAAATGCGACTGAAAGCTGGGGAAGTTATTGATTGTTCAACGCCGCAAAAAGAGTATGATGCACTCCTGTTTCCCCTATCCAAAATCTTTTTCTTTTCTGAGTGGAGAAGTAAGTATTCCAAGCATTGGCAATACAATGCTCAAAAGCTCGAACTGCTCGATACCCTAGAATTAGAAGTCCTGAAGAAATTCGAGCATTACCAAATCCCGGTGATTCAGCTGCGCGATTCGCTCCCGAAGGAAGCGGTTTGCCAAGTATTTGAAGATACTAACACTGCAGGATGCGATCTCAATTACTTTGACCTGATGAGTTCTAGCTATTGTGCTGGTGACTTTAGTTTGAGAGATGATTGGAAGCAACGCGAAAGCTACTTTCAATCTTTTAGAGTTTTGCGTAAGCTGAGAAATACAGATTTTGTACAAGCGGTTACCCTTGTGGCTAGTTATAGTCGGCGGATGGAGGCTTTGAAGCAAGGTTGGAATTTGGATAAATTACCAGCGGTCGCTTGTAGCCGCTCGGATGTTTTAAAACTGACGAAAGAAGAATATCAAACGTGGGCTGACCCCATTAGCAAAGGCTTTGAGGAAGCGTCGCGTTTTTTACACGGGCAAAAAATTTTTGATGCTGACGATCTGGCTTACCCCATCCAACTGGTGGCTTTGAGTGCCATTTTTACAGTATTGAGGGAGCGTTCCCATTCTTCGGAAATGCGCTCCATACTCGAACGTTGGTTGTGGTCGGGAATGCTTGGTGAAATTTATACCCGTTGGCACGAAATGCAGGCAGGGCGAGATGTCATAGAAGTGCCGGATTGGCTGGGGGGCGGTTCTCTACCTTCTACCATTACTCAAGCCAGTTTTTCTGTCGAACGGCTTCTGGGTGCGAGGAAGCGATACGGGGCATTTTACCAGGGTTTATCGGCTTTATTGCGGCGGGAGGGGGCAATTGATTGGAGTACTGGCGAGGCCATCAATGATGTGGTTTATTTTGAAGAACAAATTGATTCCCATCACATATTTCCCGTTGCGTGGTGTAAAAAGCAAGGTATCGATCCCAAAAAGTATAACTGCTTGGTCAACCACACCCCTTTAAGTGCAAAAACGAATAAGAAGATTGGCTCTAAAGCACCTTCAGAGTATCTCAAGCAGTTTGAATTAGGAGGAACATCAGCAGCGAAACTCGATGAAATGCTGCGCTCGCATTTAATTGAACCAGCCACTTTACGGCGAAATGACTTTGAAGGATTTTTCCAAGCGCGGACAAAGGCGTTGCTGGAGTTGATTGGAAAAGCCATGGGTAAGCCTGTCAGCTTGGAATTGTTTGGGGAATTGACCGGGAATGAGGTCAACGGCAATTTGAACGGCAGATTGCATCCAGATATTGTAACCGGGTGA
- a CDS encoding WD40 repeat domain-containing protein — protein sequence MKNQLKKPAKTSASSQRVRLGALLPNLVKSNKPGHLEKYFQFLTNFHFLADKTHHPDYGIDELIRDYDLIHADPDAINNPEYDTEKVKALTLIQGALRLSAHVLCKDKTPLAGQLLGRLMLCEAPEIQVLLGMLKQQKDPWLRPLTPSLTPPGGRLIRTLTGHSSGVNALALTPDGKRVISASDDKTLKVWNLETGSLESTLTGHSSGVNALALTPDGKRVISASDDKTLKVWNLETGSLESTLTGHSDWVNALALTPDGKRVISASDDKTLKVWNLETGSLESTLTGHSDWVNALALTPDGKRVISASDDKTLKVWNLETGSLESTLTGHSDWVNALALTPDGKRVISASYDKTLKVWNLETGKGVFSLIKNLIARRQLLTLTLTGHSSWVNALALTPDGKRVISASDDKTLKVWNLETGSLESTLTGHSDWVNALALTPDGKRVISASYDKTLKVWNLETGSLESTLTGHSSRVNALVLTPDGKRVISASDDSTLKVWNLETREIIVTFAGDNSLFCCTVALDGLTIAVGDSLGRVHFLRMEGLS from the coding sequence ATGAAGAACCAACTTAAGAAACCAGCCAAAACCAGTGCTTCTAGCCAAAGAGTTCGCTTGGGAGCCTTATTACCAAATTTGGTGAAGTCAAATAAGCCCGGACATTTGGAGAAGTATTTTCAATTTCTAACCAATTTTCATTTTTTGGCAGACAAAACTCACCATCCTGACTATGGAATTGATGAACTGATTCGTGACTACGATCTGATTCATGCCGATCCAGATGCAATAAATAATCCAGAATATGACACCGAAAAGGTAAAAGCACTGACCTTAATTCAAGGAGCACTGCGATTATCAGCCCATGTTTTATGTAAGGATAAAACACCATTAGCAGGACAATTATTAGGGCGCTTGATGTTATGTGAAGCGCCTGAGATTCAGGTTTTGCTAGGGATGCTAAAACAGCAAAAAGACCCTTGGTTGCGTCCTTTAACCCCTAGCTTAACACCGCCTGGGGGGCGGCTCATCCGCACCCTCACGGGTCATAGCTCCGGGGTTAATGCTCTGGCGCTGACTCCTGATGGCAAACGCGTGATTTCTGCGTCCGATGACAAAACGCTCAAAGTCTGGAATCTGGAAACGGGCAGCCTGGAGTCCACCCTCACGGGTCATAGCTCCGGGGTTAATGCTCTGGCGCTGACTCCTGATGGCAAACGCGTGATTTCTGCGTCCGATGACAAAACGCTCAAAGTCTGGAATCTGGAAACGGGCAGCCTGGAGTCCACCCTCACGGGTCATAGCGACTGGGTTAATGCTCTGGCGCTGACTCCTGATGGCAAACGCGTGATTTCTGCGTCCGATGACAAAACGCTCAAAGTCTGGAATCTGGAAACGGGCAGCCTGGAGTCCACCCTCACGGGTCATAGCGACTGGGTTAATGCTCTGGCGCTGACTCCTGATGGCAAACGCGTGATTTCTGCGTCCGATGACAAAACGCTCAAAGTCTGGAATCTGGAAACGGGCAGCCTGGAGTCCACCCTCACGGGTCATAGCGACTGGGTTAATGCTCTGGCGCTGACTCCTGATGGCAAACGCGTGATTTCTGCGTCATATGACAAAACGCTCAAAGTCTGGAATCTGGAAACGGGGAAAGGAGTTTTCTCTTTGATTAAAAATTTGATCGCTCGAAGGCAACTGCTCACTCTCACCCTCACGGGTCATAGCTCCTGGGTTAATGCTCTGGCGCTGACTCCTGATGGCAAACGCGTGATTTCTGCGTCCGATGACAAAACGCTCAAAGTCTGGAATCTGGAAACGGGCAGCCTGGAGTCCACCCTCACGGGTCATAGCGACTGGGTTAATGCTCTGGCGCTGACTCCTGATGGCAAACGCGTGATTTCTGCGTCATATGACAAAACGCTCAAAGTCTGGAATCTGGAAACGGGCAGCCTGGAGTCCACCCTCACGGGTCATAGCTCCAGGGTTAATGCTCTGGTGCTGACTCCTGATGGCAAACGCGTGATTTCTGCGTCCGATGACTCCACGCTCAAAGTTTGGAATCTGGAAACTAGAGAGATAATTGTGACTTTTGCAGGGGACAATTCTTTGTTTTGTTGTACAGTTGCACTCGATGGGCTTACAATCGCTGTTGGTGATAGTTTGGGGCGGGTGCATTTTTTGCGTATGGAAGGTTTGTCATAA
- a CDS encoding DUF4007 family protein: MPRLQLSFHTTFALKKEDLLKILCTAAEEQGLKDTIENLMERTSLGNKKVAPMKSWAMRAGLVRDNYLSPEGKIVLEKDPYLKSTITDWLMHFYLSFGDKGLAKPPDNPSDWGGWSYFVYSFLPELPTFTLNELVQCSAVIFEQDSEKRLMENFTIVLKAYALSPNKNTKEESPLKYCQFLTLDEDTYTTRNATLPNPYLIGYFLAKLWERDFGDTTSVLTDDLLQQKMGLAPILGIETEALQECLNQLETLAIIEQRRTVSPAQIIRRWTDPLALLEKAYADG, translated from the coding sequence ATGCCTAGGTTACAACTTAGTTTTCACACTACATTTGCTCTTAAGAAAGAAGACCTGCTTAAAATCCTTTGCACAGCTGCTGAGGAACAAGGTTTAAAAGATACTATAGAAAACTTAATGGAGAGAACAAGTTTAGGAAATAAGAAAGTTGCTCCGATGAAAAGTTGGGCGATGAGGGCAGGATTAGTTCGTGACAACTACCTTAGCCCGGAAGGAAAGATTGTTCTTGAAAAAGACCCTTATCTAAAATCAACCATCACGGACTGGTTGATGCACTTCTACCTCAGCTTTGGTGACAAAGGACTAGCAAAACCACCCGACAACCCTTCTGATTGGGGTGGTTGGTCTTACTTCGTTTATAGTTTTTTACCCGAACTCCCTACTTTCACACTAAATGAGTTAGTACAATGTAGCGCTGTTATTTTTGAGCAGGACTCTGAAAAGAGACTCATGGAAAACTTTACGATTGTTTTGAAAGCATATGCGTTGTCACCTAATAAAAATACCAAGGAAGAATCTCCTCTAAAGTATTGCCAATTTCTTACATTAGACGAAGATACATATACTACTAGAAATGCTACTTTACCCAATCCTTATCTAATTGGATACTTTCTAGCCAAATTGTGGGAACGGGATTTTGGCGATACAACCTCTGTTTTAACCGACGATCTCCTACAGCAGAAAATGGGATTAGCGCCTATTCTTGGTATAGAAACAGAAGCATTACAGGAGTGTCTCAATCAGTTAGAAACCTTGGCAATCATCGAACAGAGGCGTACTGTCTCCCCAGCCCAGATAATTCGCCGTTGGACTGACCCCTTAGCTTTGTTGGAAAAAGCATATGCTGATGGCTGA
- the cas12k gene encoding type V CRISPR-associated protein Cas12k (Type V-K CRISPR systems have also been known as with the large Cas12k protein, has also been known as type V-U5, and Cas12k as C2c5.), translating into MSTITIQCRLVAEEATLRYFWELMAEKNTPLINELLEQLGQHPDFDTWVQAGKMPEKTVENLCKSLEDREPFANQPGRFRTSAVALVKYIYKSWFALQKRRADRLEGKERWLKMLKSDVELERESNCSLDIIRAKAGEILAKVTEGCAPSNQTSSKRKKKKTKKSQATKDLPTLFEIILKAYEQAEESLTRAALAYLLKNDCEVSEVDEDSEKFKKRRRKKEIEIERLRNQLKSRIPKGRDLTGDKWLKTLEEATRNVPENEDEAKAWQAQLLREASSVPFPVAYETSEDMTWFTNEQGRIFVYFNGSAKHKFQVYCDRRQLHWFQRFVEDFQIKKNGDKKGSEKEYPAGLLTLCSTRLRWKESAEKGDPWNVHRLILSCTIDTRLWTLEGTEQVRAEKIAQVEKTISKREQEVNLSKTQLERLQAKHSERERLNNIFPNRPSKPSYRGKSHIAIGVSFSLENPATVAVVDVATKKVLTYRSFKQLLGDNYNLANRLRQQKQRLSHERHKAQKQGAPNSFGDSELGQYVDRLLAKSIVAIAKTYQASSIVLPKLRYMREIIHNEVQAKAEKKIPGYKEGQKQYAKQYRISVHQWSYNRLSQILESQATKAGISIERGSQVIQGSSQEQARDLALFAYNERQLSLG; encoded by the coding sequence ATGAGCACAATCACGATTCAATGCCGCCTAGTTGCAGAAGAAGCGACCCTGCGCTACTTTTGGGAACTTATGGCTGAGAAGAATACGCCACTCATTAATGAATTGTTGGAGCAGTTAGGACAACATCCAGATTTTGATACTTGGGTACAAGCAGGCAAGATGCCTGAAAAGACAGTTGAGAACTTGTGCAAGTCCCTAGAAGATCGAGAACCTTTTGCAAATCAGCCCGGTCGTTTTCGTACTTCGGCAGTTGCTCTGGTAAAGTACATTTACAAATCCTGGTTTGCGTTACAAAAACGACGGGCGGACAGACTAGAAGGTAAAGAGCGCTGGTTAAAGATGCTCAAAAGTGATGTGGAACTGGAACGAGAAAGCAATTGTAGTTTGGATATTATTCGAGCTAAAGCTGGGGAAATTCTTGCTAAAGTTACTGAGGGGTGCGCTCCGAGCAATCAAACATCCTCTAAGAGAAAAAAGAAGAAGACTAAAAAAAGCCAAGCGACAAAAGATCTCCCTACGCTTTTCGAGATTATATTAAAAGCTTACGAACAAGCTGAAGAAAGCCTGACACGAGCTGCCCTTGCTTATCTCCTTAAAAATGACTGTGAAGTCAGTGAAGTTGATGAAGATTCAGAGAAATTTAAAAAGCGACGGCGAAAAAAGGAAATAGAAATTGAACGTTTAAGAAATCAACTGAAAAGTCGGATACCTAAAGGTCGCGATTTAACCGGAGATAAGTGGTTGAAAACGCTAGAAGAAGCCACCCGAAATGTTCCTGAAAATGAGGATGAGGCAAAAGCTTGGCAAGCCCAACTCTTAAGAGAAGCTAGTTCTGTTCCTTTTCCTGTAGCTTATGAAACTAGTGAAGATATGACTTGGTTTACCAACGAGCAAGGTCGAATCTTTGTTTACTTTAATGGTTCAGCCAAACATAAATTTCAAGTTTATTGCGATCGCCGTCAACTTCATTGGTTTCAACGTTTTGTAGAAGACTTTCAAATCAAGAAAAATGGTGATAAAAAAGGTAGCGAAAAGGAGTACCCTGCTGGGTTATTGACGCTTTGTTCCACTCGTCTGAGATGGAAAGAAAGCGCGGAAAAAGGAGATCCTTGGAATGTTCATCGCCTAATTCTTTCTTGCACTATCGATACACGCTTATGGACACTTGAAGGAACGGAACAGGTGCGAGCTGAAAAGATCGCTCAGGTTGAAAAAACTATTAGCAAGCGGGAGCAAGAAGTTAATCTGAGTAAGACTCAACTTGAGCGTTTACAAGCCAAGCACAGTGAGAGGGAGAGATTGAACAATATTTTTCCCAACCGCCCTAGCAAGCCCAGTTACCGGGGTAAATCTCATATTGCGATCGGTGTAAGCTTCAGTTTGGAAAACCCAGCCACTGTTGCCGTCGTAGATGTTGCAACCAAGAAAGTCCTTACTTACCGCAGTTTCAAACAATTACTCGGAGATAACTACAACCTTGCAAACCGGCTGCGGCAACAAAAGCAACGTCTTTCTCACGAACGTCACAAAGCTCAGAAACAAGGCGCACCAAATTCATTTGGAGACTCAGAGTTAGGGCAGTATGTAGACAGATTGCTAGCAAAATCGATTGTCGCGATCGCAAAAACTTATCAAGCTAGTAGTATTGTCTTGCCTAAACTTCGCTATATGAGGGAAATCATACATAATGAAGTTCAAGCTAAAGCCGAAAAAAAGATTCCAGGATATAAAGAAGGTCAAAAACAATATGCCAAACAGTATCGGATAAGCGTTCATCAATGGAGTTATAATAGATTATCACAGATTCTTGAAAGCCAAGCTACAAAAGCTGGAATTTCAATTGAACGTGGATCGCAAGTAATCCAAGGTAGCTCCCAAGAACAAGCACGAGATTTAGCTTTATTTGCCTATAACGAACGCCAACTTAGTCTGGGTTAG